Proteins from a genomic interval of Chelonoidis abingdonii isolate Lonesome George chromosome 7, CheloAbing_2.0, whole genome shotgun sequence:
- the COA7 gene encoding cytochrome c oxidase assembly factor 7, whose protein sequence is MQEQLLRSQLLRSSPARSASAAGLTPRIVSSALCSARSPRAVPIPFRVRAGPAGGTGASLVVGSPCSAAAGSSRGRAMAGLVNLEDEEEVKGYLENLGIEYSYQCYKEGDPDGCHRLADYLEGVKKDFEGAAKVLKENCEKNANSESCYKLGAYYATGKGRLSQDLKAAYNCFLKSCEKGGKKSINACHNVGLLAHDGQVNDHKPDPVLARDYYTKACDGSFAPSCFNLSAIYLQGAPGIPKDMNLALKYSLKACDMGHVWACANASRMYKLGDGIDKNDAKAEALKNRARDLHKEQQEASRALTFGE, encoded by the exons ATGCAGGAACAGCTGCTCCGATCACAGCTTCTACGTTCGTCGCCCGCCcgctctgcttctgcagctgggCTGACGCCACGCATCGTTTCTTCGGCGCTCTGCTCCGCCCGCTCGCCGCGTGCGGTACCTATTCCCTTCCGGGTGCGGGCGGGCCCTGCAGGAGGGACAGGCGCGTCGCTCGTGGTCGGGTCACCTTGCAGCGCGGCGGCAGGTTCCTCCCGTGGAAGGGCGATGGCCGGGCTGGTCAacctggaggatgaggaggaggtgaagggCTACTTGGAAAACCTGGGCATCGAGTACAGCTACCAGTGCTACAAGGAGGGTGACCCGGACG GTTGCCATCGATTGGCTGATTATTTGGAGGGGGTGAAGAAGGACTTTGAAGGAGCTGCCAAGGTGCTAAAAGAAAACTGTGAAAAGAATGCGAACAGTGAGAGTTGCTATAAACTTGGAGCTTATTATGCAACTGGGAAAG GTAGACTCAGCCAAGATTTGAAAGCTGCCTACAACTGCTTTCTGAAGTCTTGCGAAAAAGGTGGGAAGAAATCAATAAATGCTTGCCACAACGTTGGACTTTTAGCACACGATGGGCAAGTAAATGATCACAAACCTGACCCAGTCCTTGCCAGGGACTACTACACTAAAGCATGTGATGGCAGTTTTGCCCCTAGTTGCTTCAATCTTAGTGCAATATATCTTCAAGGAGCACCTGGGATACCAAAGGACATGAACCTGGCTTTGAAGTACTCTTTGAAAGCATGTGACATGGGTCATGTGTGGGCATGTGCCAATGCCAGTCGAATGTACAAACTAGGAGATGGAATTGATAAGAATGATGCCAAGGCAGAGGCTCTGAAAAACAGGGCAAGAGATCTACATAAAGAACAGCAGGAAGCTTCTAGAGCCTTAACGTTTGGGGAGTAA